The Rhododendron vialii isolate Sample 1 chromosome 6a, ASM3025357v1 genome includes a window with the following:
- the LOC131330282 gene encoding uncharacterized protein LOC131330282 isoform X2 produces MGSKSFPAAMSIEAEGDDNELPDFCKFFKKSHTLKKTKEWIKPTCAVLHAAMEKARDEALKSGVSLTHEELSTMVLGKGKNPKYLKGLGVGPMPTSLSFKSHLESRAHSELVSIRSEMELLREEQQREREVYQRDREERERERQEERDRIARLESLVTKFLDTRGTP; encoded by the exons ATGGGGTCCAAATCTTTTCCTGCTGCGATGTCCATTGAG GCTGAAGGAGATGATAATGAACTTCCCGATTTTTgtaaattcttcaaaaaatcaCATACATTGAAGAAGACAAAAGAGTGGATCAAACCTACTTGTGCAGTGCTACAT GCGGCGATGGAAAAAGCGCGAGATGAGGCATTGAAGTCTGGAGTCTCGTTGACACATGAGGAGCTTTCAACAATGGTGTTGGGAAAAGGAAAGAATCCTAAATACCTTAAAGGACTTGGGGTTGGCCCAATGCCCACTTCCTTATCTTTCAAATCACATCTTGAGTCACGAGCACATTCAGAGCTGGTAAGTATCAGATCTGAAATGGAGTTACTTCGTGAGGAACAACAGCGAGAGCGAGAGGTGTATCAACGTGACCGAGAGGAGCGAGAAAGAGAGCGCCAAGAAGAGCGAGATCGCATTGCTAGGCTTGAAAGCCTTGTCACAAAATTCCTGGACACTCGTGGAACTCCTTG A